In Cyprinus carpio isolate SPL01 chromosome B7, ASM1834038v1, whole genome shotgun sequence, a genomic segment contains:
- the LOC109067155 gene encoding midkine-A-like yields the protein MRGLFSTLIVMLVALMIVTTEAGKNKKEKNKGGKDGSDCAEWRFGSCVANKGDCGVGMREGTCNEQTKKVKCRVPCNWKKSFGADCKYKFGNWGGCEAATSTKSRTGTLVKALFSVDCQQTISVSKPCTTKVKNKSKGKKGKGKGN from the exons ATGCGTGGCCTGTTTTCCACCCTCATCGTGATGCTGGTGGCCTTAATGATTGTGACCACAGAGGCTGGGAAAAACAAGAAAG AGAAGAATAAAGGAGGTAAGGATGGTTCGGACTGTGCGGAATGGCGCTTTGGCAGTTGTGTGGCCAATAAAGGAGACTGTGGAGTAGGCATGAGGGAAGGCACCTGCAATGAGCAGACCAAGAAAGTCAAATGCCGAGTGCCCTGCAACTGGAAGAAAAGCTTCGGAG CCGACTGCAAGTATAAGTTTGGTAACTGGGGCGGGTGTGAAGCAGCCACAAGCACAAAGAGCCGCACTGGCACTCTGGTAAAGGCTCTCTTCAGCGTCGACTGTCAGCAAACCATCTCTGTGTCCAAACCCTGCACCACCAAGGTCAAAAACAAATCCAAAG GAAAGAAAGGCAAGGGGAAAGGGAACTAA
- the chrm4a gene encoding muscarinic acetylcholine receptor M4: MNVTNSTGAEGLAPWNFNGSLSNVSSDANFSCDSSSTNGSCAAAEADGDSSYKTVEMVFIALVTGSLSFVTVVGNILVMLSIKVNRHLQTVNNYFLFSLACADLIIGVFSMNLYTVYIIKGYWPLGPVVCDLWLALDYVVSNASVMNLLIISFDRYFCVTKPLSYPTRRTTKMAGLMIASAWILSFILWAPAILFWQFIVGERTVAPGECYIQFLSNPAVTFGTAIAAFYLPVVIMTVLYVHISLASRSRVSKQPEAKKEKKGPKSSGLLKSHLLKQNNNNQSPPKPSLDTCSTVDTMKNGKLDESVVSAKADSCVQPEEKESSNESSTASIAPKEPKERANSEVTSEAGLTPVPAAATKVNPQSKWSKIKIVTKQAGDECITAIEIVPPNSTGERRSIPVNRPRTVARKFASIARSQVKRKRQMAAREKKVTKTIFAILLAFIITWTPYNVMVLISTFCQSCVPDTVWAIGYWLCYVNSTINPACYALCNATFKKTFKNLLMCQYKNIGTR, translated from the exons ATGAATGTAACTAACAGCACTGGAGCAGAGGGACTCGCGCCCTGGAACTTCAACG gcTCGTTGAGCAATGTATCCAGTGATGCCAACTTCAGTTGTGACAGCAGCAGCACCAATGGCTCATGTGCAGCGGCTGAAGCAGATGGCGACAGCTCCTACAAGACGGTGGAGATGGTCTTCATCGCACTGGTCACAGGATCCCTCAGTTTTGTCACCGTTGTGGGCAACATTCTCGTAATGCTCTCAATAAAGGTCAATCGACATCTCCAGACCGTCAACAACTACTTTCTCTTCAGCCTGGCCTGTGCAGATCTCATCATCGGTGTGTTCTCCATGAACCTTTACACCGTCTACATCATCAAGGGCTACTGGCCGCTCGGCCCTGTTGTGTGTGACCTGTGGCTCGCGCTGGATTACGTGGTCAGCAACGCTTCTGTCATGAACCTGTTAATCATCAGCTTCGACCGATACTTCTGTGTGACCAAACCCCTGAGTTATCCCACACGCAGAACCACCAAGATGGCTGGCCTCATGATCGCCTCCGCTTGGATCCTGTCTTTCATCCTGTGGGCTCCCGCTATCCTCTTCTGGCAGTTCATCGTCGGAGAACGGACCGTAGCACCTGGCGAATGTTACATCCAGTTCCTTTCCAACCCCGCGGTCACGTTCGGCACGGCCATCGCTGCGTTCTACCTGCCAGTGGTCATCATGACGGTGCTTTATGTGCACATCTCTCTGGCCAGCCGCAGCCGTGTGTCCAAGCAGCCTGAGGCCAAGAAGGAGAAGAAAGGTCCAAAGTCTAGTGGTCTGCTCAAGAGTCACCTCTTGaagcagaacaacaacaaccagTCTCCTCCTAAGCCCAGCCTGGATACCTGTTCTACGGTGGACACCATGAAGAACGGCAAACTAGACGAGTCTGTGGTGTCCGCTAAAGCTGACTCCTGCGTGCAGCCGGAGGAGAAGGAGAGCTCGAATGAATCCAGCACTGCCAGCATAGCTCCTAAAGAGCCTAAAGAACGAGCGAACAGTGAGGTGACTTCAGAGGCCGGTCTGACACCCGTTCCGGCAGCCGCCACTAAAGTCAACCCTCAATCCAAATGGTCCAAGATCAAGATAGTCACCAAACAAGCAGGAGACGAGTGCATCACAGCCATTGAGATCGTCCCACCGAACAGTACCGGCGAGAGGCGCTCCATCCCTGTGAACCGTCCCCGCACAGTGGCGCGCAAGTTTGCCAGCATCGCCCGCAGCCAGGTGAAGAGGAAAAGGCAGATGGCAGCACGAGAGAAGAAAGTGACAAAGACAATCTTCGCCATCCTGCTGGCCTTTATTATCACATGGACGCCATACAATGTGATGGTTTTAATCAGCACGTTCTGCCAGTCGTGTGTTCCAGACACGGTCTGGGCCATTGGCTACTGGCTCTGCTACGTCAATAGCACCATCAACCCGGCTTGCTATGCACTCTGTAACGCCACCTTCAAAAAGACCTTCAAAAACCTGCTCATGTGCCAGTATAAGAACATCGGCACCAGATGA